A stretch of the Desulforamulus ferrireducens genome encodes the following:
- a CDS encoding ABC transporter substrate-binding protein: MFKRKYFTLIALLLVVALALAGCGGGGSEEKKDAAPDAASEVIKIGVYEPLTGTNAAGGEMTVEGIKLANQLFPEVLGKKVELVIVDNKSEKQEAANAVERLVSKDKVNVIIGSYGSSLSMAGGPIAKDAGIPVIGCSPTNPAVTLGNDYYFRVCFIDPFQGTVMANFAYETLGAKKAAIIQDVQQDYSVGLNNYFEKAFKQLAGEDAIVAKVNYNTGDKDFSSQLTAIKDKNPDVIFAPGNFTESGILVEKARELGINVPILGGDTWEAEEFLNRVKNTKDIYFSTHFDATQPVTEMSKKFKEEYEKAYAGKQVNAFGALGFDAYILALDAITRANSDDPKAIRDALAATKDFEGATGVITLDTHGDATKTAIIKKVADGQFVYEGKVDPK; the protein is encoded by the coding sequence ATGTTTAAGAGAAAGTATTTTACACTGATTGCCCTCTTGCTGGTAGTTGCCTTGGCTCTGGCAGGTTGTGGCGGTGGCGGCAGTGAAGAGAAGAAAGATGCCGCTCCAGATGCAGCTTCCGAAGTAATTAAGATTGGTGTTTATGAGCCTCTAACCGGCACTAACGCAGCCGGCGGTGAAATGACCGTTGAAGGTATCAAACTGGCTAACCAGTTGTTCCCTGAGGTTCTAGGTAAAAAGGTAGAGTTAGTAATTGTTGACAACAAGAGTGAAAAACAAGAGGCTGCCAACGCAGTTGAAAGACTTGTGAGCAAAGATAAAGTTAATGTAATTATTGGTAGCTACGGTAGCTCCCTCTCTATGGCTGGTGGTCCCATTGCCAAGGATGCCGGTATCCCTGTCATTGGTTGTTCCCCCACTAACCCTGCTGTTACCCTGGGTAACGACTACTATTTCCGGGTTTGCTTTATCGACCCCTTCCAAGGTACTGTAATGGCCAACTTTGCCTATGAAACATTAGGTGCTAAGAAAGCCGCTATTATTCAAGACGTTCAGCAAGACTACTCCGTTGGTCTGAACAACTACTTTGAAAAAGCCTTCAAGCAATTAGCCGGTGAAGACGCCATTGTGGCTAAAGTTAACTACAATACCGGTGACAAGGATTTTTCCTCTCAGTTAACCGCTATCAAGGATAAGAATCCCGATGTTATCTTTGCTCCCGGTAACTTTACTGAGTCCGGTATTCTGGTAGAAAAAGCCCGTGAATTGGGTATTAACGTGCCCATCCTCGGTGGCGACACCTGGGAAGCTGAAGAATTCCTGAATCGTGTTAAGAACACCAAAGACATTTATTTCAGTACCCACTTTGATGCTACTCAACCTGTAACCGAAATGTCTAAAAAGTTCAAGGAAGAATATGAAAAAGCCTATGCAGGCAAGCAAGTTAACGCCTTTGGTGCCCTCGGCTTTGATGCTTACATCTTAGCTCTGGATGCCATTACCAGAGCCAATTCCGACGATCCTAAGGCTATCCGTGACGCTCTGGCAGCCACCAAGGACTTCGAAGGTGCTACCGGTGTGATTACCCTGGATACCCATGGTGATGCTACCAAGACCGCCATCATTAAGAAGGTAGCTGACGGTCAATTCGTTTACGAAGGTAAAGTTGATCCTAAATAG
- a CDS encoding branched-chain amino acid ABC transporter permease, which translates to MTLEIFLQNLANGISLGSLYALIAIGYTMVYGILRLINFAHADLLMVAAYVAFYGIMVFTLPWWCSFLIAIVVTALLGVSIEKIAYRPLRDAPRISVLISAIGVSFLLENLGIVAIGARPKSFPRPEDLVWNIKMGEVSFLSLTIIIPVVTILLLVAVTYMVNKTKTGTAMRAVSRDFETASLMAVDVNKVVSTTFLVGSSLAAVGGILYSLQYPQIDPLMGVFPGLKCFIAAVMGGIGSIPGAMLGGFLLGMGEVFLVAFLPELSGYRDAFAFVILIFILLFKPTGILGENVVEKV; encoded by the coding sequence ATGACCTTAGAAATATTTCTGCAAAATTTAGCGAACGGCATTTCTTTGGGCAGCTTGTACGCACTCATTGCCATTGGTTATACAATGGTTTATGGTATCTTACGCTTAATTAACTTTGCACACGCTGATTTATTAATGGTGGCAGCTTATGTGGCTTTTTATGGCATTATGGTTTTTACCTTGCCCTGGTGGTGTTCTTTCCTCATTGCCATCGTTGTCACAGCCCTCTTGGGAGTGAGTATTGAGAAAATAGCCTATCGACCTCTAAGGGATGCACCAAGAATTTCTGTTTTAATTTCCGCCATTGGTGTTTCCTTTTTATTAGAAAACCTTGGTATTGTGGCCATTGGTGCCCGTCCCAAATCCTTTCCCCGTCCGGAGGATCTGGTTTGGAATATCAAAATGGGTGAAGTCTCCTTCCTATCTCTGACCATTATTATTCCTGTGGTTACCATCCTGCTGTTAGTGGCAGTTACCTATATGGTTAATAAGACAAAGACAGGTACAGCCATGCGTGCTGTGTCAAGGGACTTTGAAACAGCTTCGCTAATGGCTGTTGATGTGAATAAAGTGGTAAGCACTACCTTTTTGGTGGGTTCTAGCTTAGCTGCTGTGGGCGGTATACTTTATAGCTTGCAGTATCCTCAAATTGATCCCTTAATGGGTGTCTTTCCTGGTCTAAAATGCTTTATTGCAGCGGTTATGGGTGGTATCGGCAGCATCCCGGGGGCTATGTTAGGCGGCTTTCTCCTGGGGATGGGCGAGGTTTTCTTGGTAGCTTTTCTGCCGGAGCTTTCCGGTTACCGGGATGCCTTTGCCTTCGTTATTCTTATCTTCATCTTGCTATTTAAACCCACCGGTATTCTGGGTGAGAATGTTGTAGAGAAGGTGTAG
- a CDS encoding branched-chain amino acid ABC transporter permease, protein MDSRQNIKRLLTLGLILLSCLVLFLAQNHLSSFVIRILNLSAIFVILAASMNLVLGFTGMFSLGHAGFMCVGAYVSAILTMSPESKELIYYMEPITPVLANVHWHWFPAIIMAGVVTAIFGILIGFPALRLRDDYLAIATLGFGEIIRIIVTNTITITNGSLGLKNIPSIKSLWVYWGFAIATIWILKQLINSSWGYAFKAIRDNEIAAEAMGIDIFKHKLMSFTVGAFFAGLAGALMGHLITSVDPTMFRFLFTFQILLIIVLGGMGSLTGSVIAGVVVTVGMEFLRFVEQPMNIFGMAIPGIPGMRMVIFSLLLLLVILFYRQGLMGTKEFNWDWVLDKLGVARRKERGVGLDG, encoded by the coding sequence ATGGACAGCAGACAAAACATCAAAAGACTATTAACCCTGGGATTAATCCTCCTCAGCTGCCTGGTACTGTTTTTGGCCCAAAATCATTTATCCAGCTTTGTTATCCGCATCCTCAACCTATCTGCTATTTTTGTTATACTGGCAGCCAGTATGAATTTGGTGCTTGGTTTTACGGGTATGTTTTCCCTGGGACATGCCGGGTTTATGTGTGTGGGAGCCTATGTCTCCGCTATTTTAACCATGTCCCCGGAAAGCAAAGAGCTAATTTACTATATGGAACCCATTACCCCGGTTTTAGCTAATGTTCATTGGCACTGGTTTCCAGCCATCATCATGGCTGGGGTGGTTACAGCCATTTTTGGTATACTCATTGGTTTTCCTGCCCTACGCCTAAGGGATGATTATTTAGCTATCGCTACTCTGGGGTTTGGTGAAATTATCCGGATTATCGTTACCAATACCATTACCATCACCAACGGTTCCCTGGGACTGAAGAATATTCCTTCTATAAAGAGTCTCTGGGTTTATTGGGGGTTTGCCATTGCTACCATCTGGATTTTAAAGCAGTTAATCAATAGTAGCTGGGGCTATGCCTTCAAAGCCATTCGGGACAATGAAATTGCCGCAGAAGCCATGGGTATTGATATTTTTAAGCATAAGTTAATGTCCTTTACTGTGGGAGCATTTTTTGCCGGTTTGGCTGGGGCTCTTATGGGTCACCTAATAACCTCTGTGGACCCCACCATGTTTAGATTCCTCTTTACCTTCCAAATCCTGCTCATTATTGTTCTGGGTGGCATGGGTAGTTTAACCGGCTCGGTTATTGCAGGTGTCGTGGTGACAGTGGGGATGGAGTTTTTACGCTTTGTGGAGCAGCCCATGAATATATTTGGTATGGCCATTCCCGGCATTCCCGGCATGCGCATGGTTATTTTCTCCCTGCTGTTGCTGTTGGTAATACTGTTCTACCGTCAAGGCCTAATGGGTACTAAGGAATTTAACTGGGACTGGGTACTGGATAAATTAGGGGTTGCCCGTCGTAAAGAAAGGGGTGTGGGGTTAGATGGCTAA